From Miscanthus floridulus cultivar M001 chromosome 15, ASM1932011v1, whole genome shotgun sequence, the proteins below share one genomic window:
- the LOC136508211 gene encoding 4-hydroxy-7-methoxy-3-oxo-3,4-dihydro-2H-1,4-benzoxazin-2-yl glucoside beta-D-glucosidase 2, chloroplastic-like — protein MAPLLAAAMNHTAHQGLRSHLRRPNNESFSRHHLSSSSQNSKRRCNLSFRPRAERVAGSENGVQKLSSWEIPKRDWFPSDFIFGAATSAYQIEGGWNEDGKGPSTWDHFCHTYPERIADVSNGDVATNSYHMYPEDVRLLKEMGMDAYRFSISWPRILPKGTLEGGINWEGIHYYERLINLLLENGIQPFVTIFHWDTPQALVDKYGGFLDQRIVKDYTDFAKVCFEYFGDKVKNWWTFNEPHIFCSMSYGTGTHAPGRCSPGQKCAIPTANSLTEPYIVGHNLLRAHAEAVDLYNKYYKGENGRIGLVFDVMGYLPYENTFLDQHAQERSMDLNLGWFMEPVVRGDYPFSMRSLARERLPFFTDKEQEKLVGSYDMMGINYYTSKFSKHIDISPNYLPVFNTDDAYATEETYGPDGNPIGPSTGNSWIYMYPEGLKDVLMIMKNKYGNPPIYITENGMADVDNGNLPIQVALNDHKRVAYLQCHIATLKESMDLGANVHGYFTWSLLDSFEWATGYTERFGLVYVDLKHCCKQRTMKLSARWLQEFNGAAKKVEDKILTPVLN, from the exons ATGGCTCCACTTCTTGCTGCTGCCATGAATCACACTGCCCATCAAGGCCTTAGAAGCCATCTAAGACGACCCAATAATGAGAGTTTCTCACGGCACCACCTTTCTTCTTCATCACAAAACAGTAAGCGAAGGTGTAACCTTAGCTTTAGGCCACGAGCTGAAAGAGTAGCAGGCAGTGAGAATGGAGTCCAAAAGCTGAGCTCCTGGGAAATCCCTAAAAGGGACTGGTTCCCCTCTGACTTCATCTTTGGCGCCGCCACTTCAGCATACCAA ATCGAAGGTGGTTGGAATGAAGATGGAAAGGGGCCAAGCACTTGGGATCACTTCTGCCACACTTATCCGG AAAGGATAGCGGACGTGAGCAATGGGGACGTTGCAACCAATTCGTACCATATGTACCCT GAGGATGTCAGATTGCTGAAGGAAATGGGCATGGACGCCTATAGGTTCTCCATCTCTTGGCCTAGAATTCTGCCGA AAGGGACGCTCGAAGGAGGCATTAACTGGGAAGGCATCCACTACTACGAAAGGCTCATCAACTTGTTGCTAGAGAACG GCATACAGCCATTTGTAACAATTTTCCACTGGGACACGCCTCAAGCACTGGTAGACAAGTATGGTGGCTTTTTAGATCAGAGGATTGT AAAAGATTACACAGACTTTGCTAAGGTGTGCTTTGAGTACTTCGGTGACAAAGTGAAGAATTGGTGGACCTTTAATGAGCCCCATATATTTTGTTCTATGTCATACGGAACCGGGACCCATGCCCCAGGGCGGTGCTCACCGGGACAAAAATGTGCTATCCCAACTGCAAACTCACTCACTGAGCCATACATTGTTGGCCACAACCTTCTCCGAGCCCACGCTGAGGCTGTCGATCTTTACAACAAGTATTACAag GGTGAGAACGGACGCATAGGGCTTGTGTTTGACGTAATGGGTTATCTGCCATACGAAAATACGTTTCTGGATCAACATGCCCAAGAAAGGTCCATGGACCTTAACCTAGGATGGTTCATGGAGCCGGTGGTTCGTGGTGACTACCCTTTTTCCATGAGATCGTTGGCAAGGGAACGGCTACCCTTCTTCACTGACAAAGAGCAAGAGAAGCTAGTGGGTTCCTATGACATGATGGGGATAAACTACTACACCTCAAAGTTCTCCAAGCACATCGACATCTCACCAAACTACTTGCCAGTGTTCAACACTGATGACGCCTATGCCACAGAAGAAA CGTATGGGCCTGACGGGAATCCTATTGGTCCTTCT ACGGGGAATTCGTGGATCTACATGTACCCTGAAGGCCTAAAGGATGTCCTTATGATCATGAAGAACAAATACGGAAACCCACCCATATACATCACTGAGAACG GGATGGCTGACGTTGACAATGGCAATCTACCCATACAAGTTGCCTTGAATGACCACAAAAGGGTAGCGTACCTCCAGTGCCACATCGCAACTCTTAAGGAGTCAATGGA CTTGGGAGCAAATGTGCACGGCTACTTCACTTGGTCTCTGCTGGACAGCTTTGaatgggccaccggctacaccgAACGTTTCGGACTCGTCTACGTTGACCTCAAACACTGCTGCAAGCAGCGCACTATGAAGCTGTCAGCCAGGTGGTTGCAAGAGTTCAATGGAGCTGCCAAGAAGGTTGAAGATAAGATTCTTACGCCAGTGCTTAATTAG